One uncultured Fibrobacter sp. DNA segment encodes these proteins:
- a CDS encoding FadR/GntR family transcriptional regulator produces DVQARLQDMGIQLSTATAGRYLKELDTDGYTNKISNKGRVLTEKGTERLEALDMTVTSSILHKNVQESVIGSEYKDLIDIYAVRIGIEKEAVKLCCRYATDEELANIEKLALEYEQLAEKGEDFMDASLDFHVSIARATRNKFMESFLTMLIFEQKRIELGLKKLPTRDEGKLFSSQHADIYKSICRRDEKKAVELMQDHFKSIMDSMNNN; encoded by the coding sequence GACGTTCAGGCCAGACTTCAGGATATGGGCATTCAGCTGAGCACAGCCACTGCCGGACGGTATCTTAAAGAGCTTGACACAGACGGCTACACGAACAAAATCAGCAACAAAGGCCGTGTTCTTACCGAAAAGGGAACCGAACGCCTGGAAGCTCTCGATATGACTGTGACTTCAAGTATTTTGCATAAAAACGTTCAGGAATCGGTTATCGGTTCGGAGTATAAGGATCTTATAGACATTTATGCGGTGAGGATAGGCATTGAAAAAGAGGCTGTAAAGCTTTGCTGCAGATATGCGACCGATGAGGAGCTTGCAAATATAGAAAAGCTTGCACTTGAATATGAGCAGCTGGCTGAAAAAGGGGAGGACTTTATGGATGCCTCTCTGGATTTCCATGTTTCCATTGCAAGAGCCACCCGCAACAAGTTTATGGAAAGCTTCCTTACTATGCTGATTTTTGAGCAGAAACGTATTGAGCTCGGACTGAAAAAGCTTCCGACAAGAGATGAAGGCAAGCTGTTTTCTTCGCAGCATGCTGATATTTATAAAAGCATTTGCCGCCGCGATGAGAAAAAAGCCGTTGAGCTTATGCAGGATCACTTCAAATCGATTATGGACAGTATGAATAACAACTGA
- a CDS encoding aminotransferase class I/II-fold pyridoxal phosphate-dependent enzyme — MFDKAVGMENVISMGIGEPDMATPTLVCEACKEALDLGMTHYTPNAGTMMLRKAIAEKSYISKLNYDPKTEIIITNGGMGALSLLFLVILEEGELVARETTPPHSVVFTMRPGDLVGVAALLEREPFKYELSASKDSKITLVTEECMESELKRLPLWLLALIRNLSAKTHLLKRAAIETRVRNSLKSLAEYLCHKPSDTEFNLAELLREYSFLTKISTTVAQEDFKSLLRRHLIKLSQKNGRVFCKIVDPELLDIFTDYIRAQETETEFAPYRLSIVQKKILVFLSTIEESPEKTGPDWIGYIHEKFPDADVSQWINLLQIQWFVKSDPKNPECDLFKIHKAKVHYFLKALRYETNIRGVL; from the coding sequence ATGTTTGATAAAGCAGTCGGCATGGAAAACGTTATCAGCATGGGGATCGGAGAACCGGATATGGCAACTCCGACCTTGGTGTGCGAGGCATGCAAAGAGGCCTTGGATCTGGGTATGACCCATTATACGCCCAACGCGGGCACCATGATGCTGCGCAAGGCGATTGCCGAAAAATCATACATCAGCAAACTGAATTATGATCCCAAAACCGAAATAATCATTACCAATGGCGGCATGGGTGCGCTTTCACTGCTGTTCCTCGTTATCCTTGAAGAAGGAGAACTGGTTGCCCGCGAAACAACTCCGCCCCATTCTGTCGTATTCACCATGCGACCGGGAGACCTGGTCGGGGTGGCTGCACTCCTTGAACGCGAACCGTTCAAGTACGAACTCTCGGCCAGCAAGGATTCCAAGATTACGCTTGTTACCGAAGAGTGCATGGAATCGGAACTCAAGAGGCTCCCGCTTTGGCTCTTGGCTCTGATCCGCAACCTTTCTGCAAAGACACACTTGCTAAAGCGCGCCGCCATCGAGACTCGCGTAAGGAATTCTCTCAAGAGTCTGGCCGAATACCTGTGCCATAAGCCTAGCGACACGGAATTCAATCTCGCCGAGCTGCTTCGAGAATACTCATTCTTGACCAAGATTTCGACCACGGTTGCGCAAGAAGATTTCAAGTCGCTTTTACGCAGACACTTGATTAAACTTTCGCAAAAGAACGGTCGAGTATTCTGCAAGATTGTCGACCCGGAACTCTTGGACATCTTTACGGACTACATTAGGGCTCAAGAAACCGAAACGGAATTCGCGCCTTACAGGCTGAGCATTGTGCAGAAAAAGATTCTCGTGTTTTTGTCGACCATCGAAGAATCGCCCGAAAAGACTGGTCCCGATTGGATTGGCTACATTCACGAGAAATTCCCCGACGCCGATGTTTCGCAATGGATTAATTTGTTGCAAATCCAGTGGTTCGTAAAATCCGACCCCAAGAATCCTGAATGCGACCTTTTCAAAATCCATAAAGCCAAAGTCCATTATTTCTTGAAAGCGTTACGCTACGAGACAAACATTCGAGGGGTGCTATGA
- a CDS encoding Crp/Fnr family transcriptional regulator — MTLEEGQILFREGDPGENLYVVRDGELQGKSTLGTAINTYGPGALIGELAFLKKEPYTETITATEDCELIEITPDALEESLEQEPAWFRSIITFLTGRLQIAGDNKRKSDKIKALPSLLYILDSLLTHVKASEEPNVSHTEVIDGVEKLFNLSKDNIEDLLKILEDLEVLKIQGEEIHVKNANVIHLLYETIRFRARYKKAPPQILSMTEQMVLNAVIKTVQQSKEPLKNGAFTVKTESLLKVGKRAMFGATLTLRTMLPLLERKLLNTATPLGDGSVLPEIEAIPFFYGDFDTILDLMELNRIYPLLDKKLVK, encoded by the coding sequence ATGACGCTTGAAGAAGGACAGATTTTATTCCGCGAAGGCGACCCCGGCGAAAACCTTTATGTGGTTCGCGACGGCGAGCTGCAAGGCAAGAGCACGCTCGGCACCGCCATCAACACCTACGGTCCAGGCGCTTTAATTGGCGAACTCGCCTTTTTAAAGAAAGAGCCCTACACCGAAACCATTACCGCCACCGAAGACTGCGAACTGATTGAAATCACGCCCGACGCCTTGGAAGAATCGCTGGAACAGGAACCCGCCTGGTTCAGGTCTATCATTACGTTCTTGACGGGGCGTTTACAGATTGCCGGCGACAACAAGCGCAAAAGCGACAAGATCAAGGCTCTCCCGAGCTTACTCTACATTCTGGATTCGCTTTTGACTCACGTCAAAGCGAGCGAAGAACCCAATGTTTCGCATACCGAAGTCATTGACGGCGTTGAAAAGCTTTTCAATCTTTCGAAAGACAACATCGAAGACCTGCTGAAGATTCTTGAAGATCTCGAAGTCCTAAAAATTCAGGGCGAAGAGATTCACGTGAAGAATGCCAACGTGATACATTTGCTGTACGAAACGATTCGGTTCCGCGCACGATACAAGAAGGCTCCCCCGCAAATTCTTTCGATGACCGAACAGATGGTTTTAAATGCGGTCATCAAGACCGTGCAGCAGAGCAAGGAACCGCTCAAAAACGGGGCGTTTACCGTCAAGACAGAGTCGCTCCTGAAAGTGGGCAAACGCGCCATGTTCGGCGCCACGCTTACCTTGCGCACGATGCTTCCGCTCCTGGAACGCAAGCTTTTGAATACGGCCACTCCACTTGGAGACGGATCCGTTCTGCCCGAAATCGAAGCCATTCCGTTCTTCTACGGCGATTTTGACACCATCCTCGATTTGATGGAACTCAACCGCATTTACCCGCTTCTCGACAAGAAGCTGGTGAAGTAG
- the yajC gene encoding preprotein translocase subunit YajC → MKLSALLVTLSSIAAFAQEAAPEQQPSAIGSFLPLILLFVVMWLFFIRPKNKEMKKMEEMRKALKKGDKVITTAGIIGTVTNIDETSTTISVRTGSTTIIDFEKSAILRVLNAETAPAKTEEKK, encoded by the coding sequence ATGAAACTTTCTGCACTTCTCGTGACCCTTTCCTCCATTGCCGCCTTTGCCCAAGAAGCTGCTCCCGAACAGCAGCCGAGCGCCATTGGCAGCTTCTTGCCGCTCATCCTTTTGTTCGTGGTGATGTGGCTCTTCTTCATTCGCCCGAAGAACAAGGAAATGAAGAAGATGGAAGAAATGCGCAAGGCCCTCAAGAAGGGTGACAAGGTGATTACCACCGCAGGCATTATCGGTACCGTCACAAACATTGACGAAACCAGCACTACGATTTCTGTGCGCACGGGTTCCACCACCATCATCGATTTTGAAAAGTCCGCCATTCTCCGCGTTCTGAACGCAGAAACAGCCCCGGCCAAGACCGAAGAAAAGAAGTAA
- the def gene encoding peptide deformylase, translated as MALLEIKTYGDPVLRKKCEPITEITPELRQLAKDMLETMYDAPGCGLAAPQIGKNIRLVVIDTAVPGEEDPRPYIMFNPEWEAEPDAKPVPYDEGCLSVPDIFCNVIRPDKVCVRFFDINGEPQELHDCDGLFGRCIQHETDHLNGDLFVDKISTADRTMNQSKLRKMAKDTQAKLKKK; from the coding sequence ATGGCTCTTCTAGAAATCAAAACTTACGGCGACCCGGTGCTTCGCAAAAAGTGCGAACCCATCACCGAGATTACGCCTGAACTGCGCCAGCTCGCCAAGGACATGCTCGAAACCATGTACGACGCTCCGGGCTGCGGCCTTGCTGCTCCGCAGATTGGCAAGAACATCCGCTTGGTCGTGATCGACACCGCCGTTCCGGGCGAAGAAGATCCGCGCCCCTACATCATGTTCAACCCCGAATGGGAAGCCGAACCTGATGCAAAGCCGGTGCCCTACGACGAAGGCTGTCTTTCTGTGCCGGATATTTTCTGCAACGTGATTCGCCCCGACAAAGTTTGCGTACGCTTTTTCGACATCAATGGCGAACCCCAGGAACTGCATGACTGCGACGGGCTCTTTGGCCGCTGCATTCAGCACGAAACAGACCACCTGAACGGCGACTTGTTCGTAGACAAGATTTCGACTGCCGACCGCACCATGAACCAGTCTAAGCTGCGCAAAATGGCAAAGGACACGCAGGCGAAGCTGAAGAAGAAGTAA
- a CDS encoding SpoIID/LytB domain-containing protein, which translates to MLLRPSLLFALTLGFSAAFADDDFDLPDDVQKAEVPASAEEVPEGPVNFAPIEETTTSEPTPANNSPENISSKNVAPAASAKSDSSYKEKKKRTPLNSRSAKAIVDSYLPPPPEEPPVTAKPAVKNESKPKVENQPAADVSATDVPAAFKEHLIPEELDRPLRVGIYTGVKELYLKYQGETVRVTPHGNMVRFEADGNSTEDIAHEFNSEDGGCLAVAADKKSLGKACYPGSIMFRNTNGKLDAINSVDVEDYLRGVIPYEIGKLDSSRIEALKAQAVAARTYAYKHFNSRESVGFDVYADTKDQVYKGLESATPLTDAAVKATAGVVMTYGGEFIIAYYHSTCGGVTETLATWNRADLPYLKSVPDMRPNGKPWCDESSYIKWERRFADKEIAKLFKTNATEAKAVFGSANGKDFKKIKSIKIKDKLKSGRIMTLRVETDKGYFDVLTDRTRWLFKKAGTILPSSFFTVKKEGKEWVVTGTGFGHGVGMCQMGVRARAQAGQSYQEILSHYYQGITLEKFDR; encoded by the coding sequence ATGCTTCTTAGGCCTTCACTTTTATTCGCACTTACACTCGGATTTTCGGCTGCTTTCGCAGACGATGATTTTGATCTACCCGATGATGTGCAGAAAGCTGAAGTGCCTGCCAGCGCCGAAGAGGTTCCGGAAGGGCCTGTAAATTTCGCGCCCATCGAAGAGACGACGACAAGCGAGCCTACGCCCGCCAACAACAGTCCCGAAAATATTAGTTCTAAAAATGTCGCTCCTGCAGCCTCTGCAAAGAGCGACTCTTCTTATAAAGAAAAGAAGAAACGAACGCCTCTGAACAGCAGGTCCGCAAAGGCTATTGTCGATAGCTATTTGCCGCCTCCTCCAGAAGAACCTCCGGTAACAGCGAAGCCCGCTGTAAAAAACGAAAGCAAGCCGAAGGTGGAAAACCAGCCCGCAGCCGACGTTTCGGCAACTGATGTGCCGGCGGCATTCAAGGAACATTTGATTCCCGAAGAACTGGACCGCCCGCTTCGCGTAGGCATTTACACCGGTGTCAAGGAACTCTACCTGAAATACCAAGGCGAAACCGTACGCGTCACGCCGCATGGCAACATGGTTCGTTTTGAAGCCGACGGCAATTCCACCGAAGACATTGCCCACGAATTCAACAGCGAAGATGGCGGATGCCTCGCCGTTGCCGCCGACAAGAAAAGTCTCGGCAAGGCATGCTACCCCGGAAGCATCATGTTCCGCAATACAAACGGCAAACTTGACGCTATCAATTCAGTCGATGTCGAAGACTATTTGCGAGGCGTGATTCCCTACGAAATCGGCAAGCTGGACAGCAGCCGTATCGAAGCCTTAAAGGCGCAAGCGGTGGCCGCACGCACTTACGCCTACAAGCATTTTAACAGCCGCGAATCCGTAGGCTTTGACGTATACGCCGACACCAAGGACCAAGTGTACAAGGGCCTGGAATCGGCAACACCTCTGACCGATGCAGCCGTCAAGGCAACCGCAGGCGTGGTGATGACTTACGGCGGCGAATTCATTATCGCCTACTACCATTCTACATGCGGTGGCGTTACCGAAACGCTTGCCACCTGGAACCGCGCAGACCTTCCCTACCTGAAATCTGTACCAGACATGCGCCCCAATGGCAAACCCTGGTGCGATGAGTCCAGCTACATCAAGTGGGAACGTCGTTTTGCCGACAAGGAAATCGCCAAGTTGTTCAAGACGAACGCCACCGAAGCAAAGGCAGTATTTGGCAGCGCTAACGGAAAAGATTTTAAAAAGATCAAATCCATCAAGATTAAAGACAAGTTAAAAAGCGGTCGAATCATGACGCTCCGCGTCGAAACCGACAAGGGTTATTTTGACGTTCTGACCGATCGCACTCGCTGGCTGTTTAAGAAGGCCGGCACGATTTTGCCATCCTCCTTCTTTACCGTAAAGAAAGAAGGCAAGGAATGGGTTGTTACCGGCACCGGATTCGGGCACGGCGTGGGCATGTGCCAAATGGGAGTGCGGGCACGTGCGCAGGCCGGGCAAAGCTATCAAGAAATCTTGAGCCATTACTACCAGGGAATCACTCTGGAAAAATTCGATCGGTAA
- a CDS encoding tRNA (N(6)-L-threonylcarbamoyladenosine(37)-C(2))-methylthiotransferase has protein sequence MEGVINKPLLAVISQGCAANFGDGEKIARIFADEYHVVFGMPEVKASDTQKPQAFVLNVCTVKGNAGALKLLREALSNVPDAKIFITGCAPKDFREEASKITDKIVFTSLKELGQGMLTLKRVQGDRDGNKTLRESPLVGIVNIEEGCLDACAYCSTRLVKGRLHSYPAADIIQQVKSLVNDGCVEIQLTGQDCGCYGFDTGTNLAELVQQILAEVPGNYKLRLGMGNPRHMMQYLDKLIECFKDDRVYKFIHLPVQSGSENILKAMNRKHSATDYVMLAEAFNKFPLFTLSTDMIVGFPGESEQDFNDTLDILEKTRPTVCNITRFVARPNTPAYNMAGAVPDEVKHIRSAALAEAFQRIATQNNARWIGQIETVVIEKPGYRKGTYIARNAAYRPVAITSEEPLQPGERFTVTITDAEPFALIGHIN, from the coding sequence ATGGAAGGCGTCATCAACAAGCCGCTGCTCGCTGTGATTAGCCAAGGTTGCGCAGCCAACTTTGGCGACGGCGAAAAGATTGCGCGAATATTCGCTGACGAATACCACGTTGTCTTTGGAATGCCCGAAGTCAAAGCAAGCGACACGCAAAAGCCCCAAGCATTCGTGTTGAATGTTTGCACTGTGAAAGGCAACGCAGGAGCGCTCAAGCTGCTGCGTGAAGCCCTGAGCAACGTCCCCGACGCCAAGATTTTCATTACAGGGTGTGCGCCGAAAGATTTTAGAGAAGAAGCATCAAAGATAACGGATAAGATCGTTTTCACGAGTTTGAAGGAGCTCGGGCAGGGAATGCTGACCCTGAAACGAGTTCAGGGAGACAGGGACGGGAACAAGACGCTGCGGGAATCACCGTTGGTGGGGATAGTCAACATCGAAGAAGGTTGCTTGGATGCATGCGCGTATTGCTCTACAAGGCTCGTCAAGGGCCGTTTGCACAGCTACCCTGCAGCAGATATCATTCAACAAGTAAAAAGCCTTGTAAACGACGGCTGCGTCGAAATCCAGTTGACTGGTCAAGACTGTGGCTGCTACGGATTCGATACCGGCACTAACCTGGCCGAACTGGTACAACAGATATTGGCCGAAGTCCCAGGCAATTACAAATTGCGCCTTGGCATGGGAAACCCACGCCACATGATGCAATACCTGGACAAGCTTATTGAATGCTTTAAAGACGATCGTGTCTACAAATTCATTCACCTTCCCGTGCAAAGCGGTAGCGAAAACATTCTCAAGGCAATGAACCGCAAGCATTCCGCCACCGACTATGTGATGCTTGCCGAAGCATTCAACAAATTCCCGCTATTCACGCTCAGCACCGACATGATTGTCGGATTCCCCGGCGAATCGGAACAAGACTTCAACGACACTCTCGACATTCTCGAAAAAACGCGCCCGACGGTCTGCAATATCACGCGCTTTGTAGCACGCCCGAACACGCCCGCCTACAACATGGCCGGCGCCGTTCCCGACGAAGTCAAGCACATTCGTTCTGCCGCCCTTGCCGAAGCCTTCCAGCGCATCGCGACCCAAAATAACGCCCGCTGGATTGGCCAAATCGAAACCGTAGTCATTGAAAAGCCCGGCTACCGCAAGGGCACCTACATCGCCCGCAACGCCGCTTACCGCCCCGTCGCTATCACAAGCGAAGAGCCGCTACAACCGGGCGAACGGTTCACCGTCACCATCACGGATGCCGAACCCTTCGCCCTGATCGGGCACATTAACTAG
- a CDS encoding fibro-slime domain-containing protein, with translation MKLNSVKRIALSAALFGLVGVVTSQAVPVDPENQRELDIIIRDFSVVHPDFENFQEEAYNSINHGGDCIGNNCIGKFPSTWNITYSADAEWTTRRSNYPLYGCGNTQTPEYGIAVGVNGYPHDIKTPSGAESTTPDYVRSVIDQTGYAWYGEFKDCAYDAKLNPLGLKVMRGLVADLCSDASGTWNAKMKDDQKTCTKICKQHSWSQIVYTTPGMVKQKLVFPPDPGNCSADDPTKCALDMYEPIIEKNRPACDNGYFEQWYLDVPGTNMRTNTILTLDKDAADPAYFEIDRNWNNGGYFPLDSLDDNQLRVMNNNALVFPFMKENQFGPQSLSIFCPPYSYQWASSQTDYLGSETSALCDAWLASGGPKNPDAAIAAALSGAGKNGNMGLRHLRNYGFTMMGYAAFKYKKGKKEVFKFTGDDDMWIFVDGVLVVDLGGTHLAAAGTADMDYLSQMGHGCHAGDPLLDSCAVKLDADGSWLNDSWHHLHFFYADRQSDGSNLRIRSSLSELAPSRYGQPAIGSVSAKLDSSGNQTVTMFLNTTLNPETVQNLATFGSTVPAIIVMRTETDPATGVKTVKTYGYYVTSVKEGASMGSAGVQYTFEGVLMDENGNVAENPIIVGGDKIAFNSPYDQEFVNSDEYGIQKADYAAQGVDEATWNSLIAWNKKMTFKITSSSGKSVVGYPDTPEDWPNAEFRAPTIISPFVLDSAIVRPDFTNQANILTNIAESHDGELPLDYTGDLLFTSVPSGVGKDNNPLALTSDEKKLFSQTSADGSVNGVTKAYVGGQESPTSMCYSANGTESCFSVSYPVMGPFRINVRVFDHLGHFVSQYQKSMNEDQFHAALGAAQGSCDDGSKYYGETGAGFISVKMYPVSQNGRAVATGPYIYQVTFIQEAYRPCIKSGNGTYAQTVYYSRTSETYRRGYKRAKNKK, from the coding sequence ATGAAATTGAATTCTGTTAAGCGTATTGCACTTAGTGCGGCGTTGTTTGGACTTGTTGGAGTTGTGACTTCGCAGGCAGTTCCGGTTGATCCTGAAAATCAGCGCGAATTGGATATTATTATCCGAGACTTTAGTGTTGTTCATCCCGACTTTGAAAATTTCCAAGAAGAAGCTTATAACAGTATCAATCACGGTGGCGATTGTATCGGTAATAATTGCATTGGTAAGTTCCCGAGTACATGGAACATTACTTATTCTGCTGATGCGGAATGGACGACTCGTCGCTCTAATTATCCTCTTTATGGTTGCGGTAACACCCAGACTCCCGAATACGGCATTGCGGTTGGTGTGAATGGTTATCCGCACGATATCAAGACTCCCTCGGGCGCCGAGTCGACGACGCCTGACTATGTGCGTAGCGTGATTGACCAGACGGGTTACGCTTGGTACGGTGAATTCAAGGATTGCGCTTACGATGCAAAGTTGAACCCGCTTGGCCTTAAGGTGATGCGTGGCTTGGTGGCAGACCTTTGTTCCGATGCGTCGGGCACTTGGAACGCCAAAATGAAGGATGACCAGAAGACTTGTACTAAAATTTGTAAGCAGCACTCTTGGTCGCAGATCGTTTACACGACTCCGGGCATGGTGAAACAGAAGCTGGTCTTCCCGCCTGATCCGGGTAATTGCAGTGCTGACGACCCGACCAAGTGCGCCCTCGACATGTATGAACCGATTATTGAGAAAAATCGTCCTGCTTGCGATAATGGTTATTTTGAACAGTGGTATTTAGATGTCCCTGGCACGAATATGCGCACGAATACCATTTTGACCTTGGATAAGGATGCTGCTGATCCTGCTTACTTTGAAATTGACAGGAACTGGAACAACGGCGGCTACTTCCCGTTGGATTCCTTGGATGACAACCAGCTTCGCGTCATGAATAATAATGCGCTTGTTTTCCCGTTCATGAAAGAAAATCAGTTCGGCCCGCAGTCGCTGTCTATTTTCTGCCCGCCTTATAGTTACCAGTGGGCAAGCTCCCAGACCGATTACTTGGGTAGCGAAACGTCTGCTCTTTGCGATGCATGGCTTGCCAGTGGTGGCCCGAAGAACCCAGATGCTGCAATTGCTGCCGCATTGAGTGGCGCCGGAAAAAATGGTAACATGGGTCTTCGCCACTTGCGCAATTACGGCTTTACCATGATGGGTTACGCCGCATTCAAGTACAAGAAGGGCAAGAAAGAAGTCTTTAAGTTCACCGGTGACGATGACATGTGGATTTTCGTGGATGGCGTGTTGGTGGTTGACTTGGGTGGTACTCACCTTGCTGCTGCCGGTACGGCCGATATGGACTACCTGTCTCAGATGGGACATGGCTGCCATGCAGGCGATCCGCTGCTCGACTCTTGCGCCGTTAAGCTTGATGCCGATGGTTCCTGGTTGAACGATTCTTGGCACCACTTGCACTTCTTCTATGCAGACCGTCAGTCTGATGGCTCTAACCTGCGTATCCGCAGCTCCCTTTCTGAACTTGCCCCGTCTCGCTATGGTCAGCCCGCTATCGGTAGCGTGTCTGCAAAGCTTGACTCCAGCGGCAACCAGACTGTGACGATGTTCTTGAATACGACCTTGAATCCTGAAACCGTTCAGAATCTTGCCACATTTGGGTCGACTGTACCGGCAATTATCGTGATGCGTACAGAGACGGATCCGGCAACGGGCGTTAAGACTGTCAAGACTTACGGCTATTATGTCACTAGCGTCAAGGAAGGCGCAAGCATGGGTTCTGCCGGCGTGCAGTACACCTTTGAAGGTGTCTTGATGGATGAAAACGGCAATGTGGCCGAGAACCCGATTATTGTGGGTGGCGACAAGATTGCGTTTAACTCTCCCTATGACCAGGAATTTGTGAATAGTGACGAATATGGAATCCAAAAGGCTGACTATGCGGCTCAAGGTGTCGATGAGGCTACCTGGAATTCCTTGATTGCCTGGAACAAGAAGATGACCTTCAAGATCACGTCTTCTTCGGGTAAGTCCGTGGTGGGTTATCCGGATACTCCGGAAGATTGGCCGAATGCTGAATTCAGAGCTCCGACCATTATCTCTCCGTTCGTGTTGGATTCTGCAATCGTTCGCCCCGACTTTACCAACCAGGCAAACATTCTTACCAATATTGCCGAAAGCCACGATGGCGAACTGCCGCTGGACTACACTGGCGACCTCTTGTTCACCTCGGTGCCGAGTGGCGTGGGTAAGGACAACAACCCGCTGGCCCTCACGAGCGACGAAAAGAAGCTGTTCTCTCAGACAAGTGCCGATGGCTCTGTGAACGGTGTGACTAAGGCTTATGTGGGCGGCCAGGAATCCCCGACCTCCATGTGCTATTCTGCAAACGGCACGGAAAGCTGCTTCAGCGTGTCTTACCCGGTGATGGGCCCGTTCCGCATTAACGTTCGCGTGTTCGACCACTTGGGTCACTTTGTGAGCCAGTACCAGAAGAGCATGAACGAAGATCAGTTCCATGCCGCTTTGGGTGCCGCTCAGGGTAGCTGCGACGATGGTTCGAAGTACTATGGTGAAACGGGTGCAGGCTTTATCTCTGTCAAGATGTATCCGGTGTCCCAGAATGGTAGAGCCGTTGCTACGGGCCCCTACATTTACCAGGTGACCTTCATTCAGGAAGCATATCGTCCTTGCATTAAGTCGGGTAACGGTACTTATGCTCAGACGGTTTACTACTCTCGTACCTCTGAAACATACAGACGCGGTTACAAGCGCGCTAAGAACAAGAAGTAA